In Streptomyces sp. NBC_00704, a genomic segment contains:
- a CDS encoding NCS2 family permease: protein MPTSAPAKIPPSDEPGARSAHGPLDRYFKISERGSTLSREVRGGFATFFAMAYIIVLNPIILSSAEDMYGHHLDSGQLVTATCVTAAFTTLLMGVIGNVPIALAAGLGVNSVVALQLAPRMSWPDAMGMVVLAGLVVMLLVATGLRERVMNAVPFGLRKAISIGIGLFIMLIGLVDSGFVSRIPDAAHTTVPLQLGADGHLNGWPVLVFVLGALLTLALITRKVPGAILISIVAMTVLALVINAVATVPSWGLTTPEWPGNPVATPDFGLIGEVSLFGGFGKVGVLTGVLFVFTVLLSCFFDAMGTIMGVSDEAKLTNAQGEMPGINKVLFVDGLAVAAGGASSSSATTAFVESTAGVGEGARTGFANLVTGALFAVALFLTPVATMVPSQAATPALLAVGFLILSGSVKEIDWADHTIAIPAFITMVMMPFTYSITNGIGMGFIAFVLLRLVAGRGREVPAPMYVVAAVFVFYYLMPALGLT, encoded by the coding sequence ATGCCCACCTCGGCCCCCGCCAAGATTCCCCCCTCTGACGAGCCGGGAGCCAGGTCCGCCCACGGCCCCCTCGATCGCTACTTCAAGATCTCCGAGCGGGGCAGCACGCTGTCCAGGGAGGTTCGCGGCGGTTTCGCCACGTTCTTCGCGATGGCGTACATCATCGTGCTGAACCCGATCATCCTCAGCAGCGCCGAGGACATGTACGGCCATCACCTGGACTCCGGCCAGCTGGTCACCGCGACGTGTGTGACGGCGGCCTTCACCACCCTCCTCATGGGCGTCATCGGCAACGTGCCCATCGCGCTGGCCGCCGGCCTGGGCGTGAACTCCGTGGTCGCGCTCCAGCTCGCGCCCCGGATGTCCTGGCCGGACGCCATGGGCATGGTGGTGCTCGCCGGTCTGGTGGTCATGCTCCTGGTCGCGACCGGTCTGCGTGAGCGCGTGATGAACGCGGTGCCCTTCGGGCTGCGCAAGGCGATCAGCATCGGCATCGGCCTGTTCATCATGCTGATCGGGCTCGTCGACTCCGGCTTCGTCAGCCGCATCCCCGACGCCGCCCACACCACCGTCCCGCTCCAGCTCGGCGCCGACGGTCACCTGAACGGCTGGCCGGTCCTCGTCTTCGTCCTGGGCGCGCTGCTCACGCTGGCCCTCATCACCCGCAAGGTGCCCGGCGCGATCCTGATCTCGATCGTCGCGATGACCGTCCTCGCGCTGGTCATCAACGCGGTCGCGACCGTGCCCTCCTGGGGTCTGACCACTCCCGAGTGGCCCGGCAACCCCGTCGCCACCCCCGACTTCGGGCTGATCGGCGAGGTCAGCCTGTTCGGCGGCTTCGGCAAGGTGGGCGTGCTGACCGGCGTCCTGTTCGTCTTCACCGTCCTGCTGTCGTGCTTCTTCGACGCGATGGGCACGATCATGGGCGTCAGCGACGAGGCCAAGCTGACCAACGCCCAGGGCGAGATGCCCGGCATCAACAAGGTCCTCTTCGTCGACGGCCTCGCGGTCGCCGCCGGCGGCGCCAGCTCGTCCTCCGCCACCACCGCGTTCGTGGAGTCCACGGCCGGCGTCGGCGAGGGCGCCCGCACCGGGTTCGCGAACCTCGTCACCGGCGCGCTGTTCGCCGTCGCGCTGTTCCTGACCCCCGTGGCCACGATGGTCCCGTCCCAGGCCGCCACCCCCGCACTGCTCGCGGTGGGCTTCCTGATCCTGTCCGGCTCGGTCAAGGAGATCGACTGGGCCGACCACACCATCGCCATCCCGGCCTTCATCACCATGGTGATGATGCCGTTCACCTACTCGATCACCAACGGCATCGGGATGGGCTTCATCGCCTTCGTCCTGCTGCGTCTGGTGGCCGGCCGCGGCCGGGAGGTGCCGGCGCCGATGTACGTCGTCGCCGCCGTCTTCGTCTTCTACTACCTGATGCCGGCCCTCGGCCTGACCTGA
- a CDS encoding DUF2530 domain-containing protein: protein MAKWTPQHEAPEPLEGPVVATITGGTILWFVLFLVQLPFYGWFDDRGRAWWVWTCLAGAGLGLIGIWYVRKRDAAIKRATAGTDPDGATADPNGETTAAE from the coding sequence ATGGCGAAGTGGACACCCCAGCACGAGGCGCCGGAGCCCCTGGAGGGGCCCGTCGTCGCCACCATCACCGGCGGCACGATCCTCTGGTTCGTCCTCTTCCTCGTCCAGCTCCCCTTCTACGGCTGGTTCGACGACCGCGGACGCGCCTGGTGGGTGTGGACCTGCCTCGCCGGCGCCGGCCTCGGCCTGATCGGCATCTGGTACGTCCGCAAGCGGGACGCGGCGATCAAGCGGGCGACCGCGGGCACGGACCCCGACGGCGCGACCGCGGACCCGAACGGGGAGACGACGGCGGCGGAGTAA